One region of Purpureocillium takamizusanense chromosome 4, complete sequence genomic DNA includes:
- a CDS encoding uncharacterized protein (COG:S~TransMembrane:1 (o18-36i)~EggNog:ENOG503P4WQ), with translation MAQAHPEPQPPLPPRNPFIHNVCLAGAVVTPLVMLLPPRKMDVRFFVLFGTFSLCTNQLAYEYTGQSIYGRFGNRVGSVFDSGLPDGARRTQQLLREQREREAAEKKRQTELQDKKDGLMKDIWMGGEDEDWSKKRAEEHRKSFEEGKGLSDIIMEQVMDVWHGSWRGGAKKTGDDGVKTTATTTKGDTDEAQKK, from the coding sequence atggcgcaggcgcaTCCCGAGCCACAACCGCCTCTGCCCCCGCGAAACCCTTTCATCCATAATGTGTGCCTCGCAGGCGCCGTGGTCACGCCTTTGGTGATgcttctgccgccgcgcaagaTGGACGTCCGAttcttcgtcctcttcggAACCTTTTCTCTCTGCACGAACCAGCTCGCGTACGAGTACACGGGACAGTCCATCTACGGGCGCTTTGGCAACCGCGTCGGGTCCGTCTTCGATTCTGGCCTGCCCGATGGCGCGAGGCGGACACaacagctgctgcgcgagcagcgcgagcgcgaggcggcggagaagaagcgacAGACCGAGCTgcaggacaagaaggacggGCTGATGAAGGACATCTGGATgggtggcgaggacgaggactggtccaagaagcgcgccgaggagcatcGCAAGAGCTTTGAGGAGGGTAAGGGCTTGAGCGACATCATCATGGAGCAGGTCATGGACGTTTGGCACGGGAGCTGGAGGGGAGGTGCAAAGAAGAcaggtgacgatggcgtcaagacgacggcgacgacgacgaaaggTGACACGGACGAGGCTCAGAAAAAGTGA
- a CDS encoding Protein S-acyltransferase (TransMembrane:6 (o281-299i320-340o346-365i377-393o399-416i461-483o)~COG:T~MEROPS:MER0094384~EggNog:ENOG503NVP0), producing the protein MASNDYYCGTGQRPHDTASPAPYNDAHFAPSPQSTPAPSYHSANPAQAPFAAPQDHPSRTGPSPFDTVFDDHAYPMNSNTRPYAAGSNSSMSQQGLYQDTGYYGQAGATSSRPHDPNDIPLQDQAGKGPEFNDHIYDAPEGAQRRARSKKGKVRIGELGMFGADRKRIPWITYIFTIVQVGVFIGEVVKNGILTGSPIMIKPQFNPMIGPSTQVMINMGARYTPCMHNIKEIQGSTIPVLFLCPNATQNDQFCPLSEVCGFGGVPNPTFNNKDQSPQPNQWYRFIIPIFMHAGLIHIGFNMLMQLTIGKEMEMAIGPIRYFLVYMSAGIFGFVMGGNFAAPGIASTGASGSLFGIIALTLLDLLYSWKERRNPVKDLMFVILDMVISFVLGLLPGLDNFSHIGGFLMGLGLGVSVLHSPNSLRRRMNNDIPYSAVNGEGTATSPSFFKSPLGFFKGRKPLWWIWWIVRAAALILVIVVFIVLLNNFYTVGHTCSWCKYLSCLPVSNWCELGTIQEQKP; encoded by the exons ATGGCGTCCAACGACTACTACTGCGGCACCGGCCAACGTCCCCACGACACTGCGTCCCCCGCTCCCTACAACGACGCTCACTTTGCGCCCTCACCGCagtcgacgcccgcgccctcatACCATTCTGCTAATCCCGCTCAAGCGCCCTTTGCCGCGCCCCAGGATCATCCGTCGCGCACCGGGCCCTCGCCGTTCGACACCGTCTTCGACGACCATGCCTATCCCATGAACTCCAACACGAGACCCTACGCCGCTGgaagcaacagcagcatGTCGCAGCAGGGGCTGTATCAGGATACTGGCTACTATGGCCAGGCCGGGGCCACCTCATCCAGGCCCCATGATCCCAACGACATTCCTCTGCAGGACCAGGCTGGCAAGGGGCCCGAATTCAACGACCACATCTACGACGCGCCTGAAGGTGCGCAGAGACGTGCGCGcagcaagaagggcaaggtTCGCATCGGCGAGCTTGGCATGTTTGGCGCTGACAGGAAGAGGATACCATGGATCACGTACATCTTCACCATCGTCCAGGTcggcgtcttcatcggcgaGGTTGTCAAGAACG GTATCTTGACCGGCTCGCCCATCATGATCAAACCTCAGTTCAACCCCATGATCGGACCCTCGACGCAAGTCATGATCAACATGGGCGCTCGTTACACGCCCTGCATGCACAACATCAAGGAGATTCAGGGGTCCACCATCCCTGTGCTCTTCCTCTGCCCGAATGCGACCCAGAATGACCAGTTCTGCCCTCTGTCCGAGGTCTGTGGCTTCGGTGGCGTCCCGAACCCGACCTTCAACAATAAAGATCAGTCACCACAGCCGAACCAGTGGTATCGCTTCATCATTCCCATCTTCATGCACGCCGGTCTCATTCACATCGGCTTCAACATGCTTATGCAGCTCACCATCGGAaaggagatggagatggcgaTTGGGCCTATCCGGTACTTTCTCGTTTATATGAGCGCGGGTATCTTTGGCTTTGTCATGGGCGGCAACTTTGCGGCCCCAGGCATTGCCTCCACCGGAGCCTCTGGCTCTCTGTTCGGCATCATTGCCCTCACACTGCTGGACCTTCTGTATTCTTGGAAGGAACGCCGCAACCCGGTGAAAGATTTGATGTTTGTTATTCTCGACATGGTCATTTCCTTTGTCCTCGGGCTGTTGCCAGGTCTCGACAACTTCTCCCATATCGGAGGGTTTCTCATGGGCTTGGGGCTGGGTGTGTCCGTCCTTCACTCGCCTAACTCGCTCAGGCGAAGGATGAACAATGATATCCCCTATTCGGCCGTCAACGGAGAGGGCAcggccacctcgccctcgttTTTCAAGAGCCCGCTGGGTTTTTTCAAGGGGCGCAAGCCGCTGTGGTGGATTTGGTGGATTgtgcgcgctgccgccctcatcctcgtcattgtcgtcttcatcgtcttGTTGAACAACTTCTACACCGTTGGACACACCTGCAGCTGGTGCAAGTACCTTAGTTGTCTG CCTGTCAGCAACTGGTGTGAACTCGGGACGATTCAGGAGCAGAAACCATGA
- the POL3 gene encoding DNA-directed DNA polymerase (COG:L~EggNog:ENOG503NUXQ) — translation MATAFLPQKRVLGEAGTRQNIPSTPASVKKRKTDVFSSSPAAGRFLGSQKDPRAKLGSSQPKSAFESEVLEKLSQDISDMKRNNTERDQVWERPAVADFDPRRDNLCFQSIDAEEGTLHGGRATVKLFGVSEQGHSIMLHVTDFKHYLYVPAPPMFKAQDVAAYKAYLETQIAQHQPVIHSVTMCPRESIYGFQGNQQSHFLKVTVTDPKFIPKVRFTIEKGMADWKRMWRARENGIMTYDNIQYILRFMVDCHIQGMCWVEAPATKYKLIPEQSKQSNCQIEAEICYLDLIAHKPDGEWAKMAPLRILSFDIECAGRKGIFPEAKHDPVIQIANVVTRYGEKKPFIRNVFCLDSTSSIVATHILEFEKEDKMLKSWQEFLLSVDPDIIIGYNIANFDFPYLLDRAMHLKVKGFEYWSRIPSQPSSVRETNFSSKQIGNRDTKETNTNGRLQLDLLQLIQRDHHLRSYTLNSVCAHFLGEQKEDVHHTMITELFNGTPESRRRLALYCLKDAYLPQRLMDKLSCLENYTEMARVTGVPFNFLLSRGQQIKFISQLFRKALEQKLVIPNLKSQQSDEQYEGATVIEPTRGYYDVPIATLDFASLYPSIIQAHNLCYTTLLDKKMVEKFKLVKHEDYIVTPNGDMFVTTKQRKGLLAQILEELLTARKQAKRELAKETDPFRKAVLNGRQLALKISANSVYGLTGATTGKLPCLQIASSTTSFGRQMIEKTKDEVEKKYNIANGYSHDAQVIYGDTDSVMVKFGTKDLAEAMKLGEEAANYVSSKFVKPIKLEFEKVYFPYLLINKKRYAGLYWTKTEKYDKMDTKGIETVRRDNCLLVQTVIEKVLRMILIDRDVQGAQDYVKDTIADLLQNKVDMSKLVITKALTKDDYAAKQAHVELAQRMKKRDAGSAPGLGDRVAYVMVRGAAGAKNFEKSEDPLYVLENNVPIDTKYYLDNQLAKPLGRIFEPILGETKARQLLTGDHTRTISVAAPTVGGLMKFAKKTQTCMGCKKPLTGKQESEGAVCSDCAPRVGELYKRTLDRVSDLEVRFGRLWTQCQRCQGSMHCEVICSSKDCPIFYMRMKARKDLEDAGKELSRFDADQAAIW, via the exons ATGGCCACCGCATTCCTACCCCAGAAGCGGGTGCTGGGTGAGGCAGGCACCCGTCAGAACATaccctcgacgccggcctcggtcaagaagcgcaagacgGATGtgttctcgtcgtcgcccgcggcgggccgcttTCTGGGCTCCCAGAAGGACCCGCGCGCAAAGCTGGGCTCCAGCCAGCCCAAGAGCGCCTTTGAGTCCGAGGTGCTCGAGAAGCTGAGCCAGGACATTTCTGACATGAAGCGCAACAACACGGAAAGGGACCAGGTCTGGGAACGACCCGCGGTCGCGGACTTTGACCCCCGACGAGACAATCTCTGCTTCCAGtccatcgacgccgaagaGGGCACGCTGCACGGCGGACGGGCCACGGTCAAGCTGTTCGGCGTGTCGGAGCAGGGCCACTCCATCATGCTGCACGTCACCGACTTCAAGCACTACCTCTacgtgcccgcgccgcccatgttCAAGGCGCAGGACGTGGCCGCATACAAGGCGTACCTCGAGACGCAGATTGCTCAGCACCAACCCGTCATCCACTCCGTCACAATGTGCCCAAGAGAGAGCATATACGGCTTCCAGGGCAACCAGCAGAGCCACTTTCTCAAGGTCACCGTCACAGATCCCAAGTTCATACCCAAAGTGCGCTTCACCATCGAGAAGGGCATGGCGGACTGGAAACGTATGTGGAGAGCGAGGGAGAACGGAATCATGACGTACGACAACATCCAATACATCTTGCGGTTCATGGTAGACTGTCAC ATCCAAGGCATGTGTTGGGTAGAGGCACCTGCGACCAAGTATAAGCTCATCCCAGAGCAGAGCAAACAGTCCAACTGCCAGATCGAGGCCGAAATATGCTACCTGGACCTTATCGCCCATAAGCCTGATGGGGAATGGGCCAAGATGGCTCCCCTGCGGATATTATCGTTTGATATCGAATGCGCCGGTCGAAAGGGAATCTTCCCCGAAGCGAAGCATGATCCCGTGATCCAAATCGCCAACGTTGTTACCCGATATGGAGAGAAGAAGCCCTTTATCCGAAACGTCTTTTGCCTCGACTCGACGAGCTCAATCGTGGCTACACATATTCTGGAGTTTGAGAAAGAGGATAAGATGCTCAAGTCTTGGCAGGAGTTCCTGTTGAGCGTGGATcccgacatcatcatcggaTACAACATTGCCAACTTTGATTTCCCGTACCTTCTGGACCGCGCGATGCATCTCAAGGTCAAGGGGTTCGAGTACTGGAGCCGCATCCCCAGTCAGCCGTCCAGTGTCAGGGAAACCAACTTCTCAAGCAAGCAGATCGGCAACCGCGACACCAAGGAAACCAATACGAACGGACGACTGCAACTAGACCTGTTGCAGCTAATTCAACGCGATCACCACCTTCGAAGCTACACCTTGAACTCTGTGTGCGCCCATTTCCTGGGCGAACAAAAGGAAGATGTGCATCACACCATGATTACAGAGTTGTTCAACGGAACGCCAGAgtcgcgccgtcgtctggcTCTGTACTGTCTCAAGGACGCCTATCTCCCGCAGAGGTTAATGGACAAGCTCTCATGCCTCGAAAACTACACTGAGATGGCCAGAGTCACAGGCGTGCCCTTTAACTTCTTGCTCTCTCGTGGCCAGCAGATCAAGTTCATCAGCCAGCTTTTTCGAAAGGCGCTGGAACAGAAGCTCGTCATTCCGAATCTCAAGTCGCAGCAGTCGGACGAACAGTACGAAGGTGCCACCGTCATTGAGCCGACTCGCGGCTACTATGACGTGCCCATCGCCACGCTCGATTTCGCTTCCCTGTATCCCAGTATTATCCAAGCGCATAACCTGTGTTACACGACACTATTGGACAAGAAAATGGTTGAAAAGTTCAAGCTGGTAAAGCACGAGGACTACATTGTCACGCCGAACGGCGACATGTTTGTCACGACCAAGCAGAGAAAGGGGCTACTGGCGCAGATTCTGGAGGAACTCTTGACTGCACGAAAACAGGCCAAGCGCGAGCTAGCCAAGGAGACGGACCCGTTCCGAAAAGCTGTGCTCAACGGTCGACAGCTGGCCTTGAAAATCAGCGCCAACAGTGTGTACGGCTTGACGGGCGCTACGACAGGCAAGCTGCCGTGCCTACAGATTGCCAGTAGCACGACAAGCTTTGGTCGTCAGATGATTGAGAAGACCAAAGACGAGGTGGAGAAGAAGTACAACATTGCCAACGGCTACAgccacgacgcccaggtCATTTACGGTGACACGGACTCGGTCATGGTCAAGTTTGGCACCAAGGACCTGGCGGAGGCGATgaagctgggcgaggaggcggccaactACGTGTCGTCTAAGTTTGTTAAACCGATTAAGCTTGAGTTTGAGAAGGTGTACTTCCCGTATCTTCTCATTAACAAAAAGCGCTACGCCGGGCTGTACTGGACCAAGACGGAAAAGTACGACAAGATGGACACCAAAGGTATTGAGACTGTACGACGAGACAACTGCTTGCTGGTGCAGACGGTCATTGAGAAGGTGCTGAGGATGATCCTGATCGACCGTGACGTGCAAGGGGCGCAAGA CTATGTCAAGGACACGATCGCCGACCTGCTGCAAAACAAGGTGGACATGTCGAAGCTAGTCATCACGAAAGCACTAACAAAGGACGACTACGCGGCAAAGCAAGCGCACGTGGAGCTGGCGCAGCGGATGAAGAAGCGCGACGCCGGGTCGGCACCAGGGCTGGGAGACCGCGTGGCGTACGTCATGGTGAgaggcgcggcgggagcCAAGAACTTTGAGAAGTCGGAGGACCCGCTGTACGTGCTGGAGAACAACGTGCCCATCGACACCAAGTACTACCTGGACAACCAGCTGGCGAAGCCGCTGGGGCGCATCTTCGAGCCGATCCTGGGCGAGACCAAGGCACGGCAGCTCCTGACGGGGGACCACACGCGAACGAtatcggtggcggcgccgacggtggGGGGGCTGATGAAGTTCGCCAAGAAGACGCAGACGTGCATGGGCTGCAAGAAGCCGCTGACGGGCAAGCAGGAGAGCGAGGGGGCGGTGTGCTCAGACTGCGCGCCGCGGGTGGGCGAGCTGTACAAGCGGACGCTGGACAGGGTGTCGGACCTCGAGGTGCGGTTCGGGCGGCTGTGGACGCAGTGCCAGCGGTGCCAGGGCAGCATGCACTGCGAGGTGATTTGCAGCAGCAAGGACTGCCCCATCTTCTACATGCGCATGAAGGCGCGcaaggacctcgaggacgcgggcaAGGAGCTGTCGCGGTTCGACGCGGACCAGGCGGCGATTTGGTGA
- the GDH3 gene encoding Glutamate dehydrogenase (NADP(+)) (EggNog:ENOG503NVMC~COG:E), whose protein sequence is MHIKLQVADTMSQLPAEPEFQQAYKELASTLEDSTLFKEHPEYRTALEVCSIPERVIQFRVVWEDDKGHLRVNRGYRVQFNSALGPYKGGLRLHPTVNLSILKFLGFEQIFKNALTGLNMGGGKGGADFDPKGKSDAEIRRFCQAFMRELSKHIGADTDVPAGDIGVSGREIGYMFGAYRQARNRWEGVLTGKGLTWGGSLIRPEATGYGVVYYVEHMLKHAGRGSFAGKRVAISGSGNVAQYAALKIIELGGTIVSLSDSKGSLVAEKDAFTAEHIEKIAALKADRRALTDFEHVGQYKYIEGARPWIHVGKVDVALPCATQNEVSREEAVALVEAGVLVVAEGSNMGCTQDAIDIFEEQRRQKGNQSIWYAPGKAANCGGVAVSGLEMGQNSQRINWTAEEVDEKLKGIMKNAFTAGLETAQKYVEAKDGELPSLVAGSNIAGFVKVAQAMHDQGDWWA, encoded by the exons ATGCACATCAAGCTCCAAGTCGCCGACACCATGTCGCAACTCCCCGCCGAGCCTGAGTTCCAGCAGGCGTACAAAG AGCTCGCCAGCACCCTCGAGGACAGCACCCTCTTCAAGGAGCACCCCGAGTACCGCACCGCTCTCGAGGTCTGCTCCATCCCTGAGCGCGTCATCCAGTTCCGCGTCGTCTGGGAGGACGACAAGGGTCACCTACGCGTCAACCGCGGCTACCGCGTCCAATTCAACTCGGCCCTGGGCCCTTACAAGGGCGGCCTGCGTCTTCACCCTACCGTCAACCTCTCCAT CCTCAAATTCCTCGGCTTCGAGCAAATCTTCAAGAATGCCCTCACTGGCC TGAACATGGGCGGTGGCAAGGGTGGCGCCGACTTCGACCCCAAGGGCAAGAGTGACGCCGAGATCCGTCGCTTCTGCCAGGCTTTCATGCGTGAGCTCTCTAAGCACATTGGCGCCGACACCGATGTCCCGGCTGGCGACATTGGCGTCTCGGGCCGTGAGATTGGCTACATGTTTGGCGCATACCGCCAGGCTCGCAACCGCTGGGAGGGTGTCCTCACCGGCAAGGGCCTCACCTGGGGCGGCAGCCTGATTCGACCTG AGGCCACTGGCTACGGTGTCGTCTACTATGTCGAGCACATGCTCAAGCACGCTGGCCGCGGCAGCTTCGCCGGCAAGCGCGTCGCCATCTCGGGATCCGGCAACGTCGCCCAGTACGCCGCCCTCAAGATCATTGAGCTCGGAGGCACCATCGTCTCTCTGTCCGACTCCAAGggctcgctcgtcgccgaaaAGGACGCCTTCACCGCCGAGCACATCGAGAAGATTgccgccctcaaggccgacCGCCGCGCGCTGACCGACTTTGAGCACGTTGGGCAGTACAAGTACATCGAGGGTGCGCGCCCGTGGATCCACGTCGGCAAGGTGGACGTTGCCCTACCCTGCGCGACCCAGAACGAGGTCAgccgcgaggaggcggtggcgctggtcgaggcgggtgttctcgtcgtggccgagggcTCCAACATGGGCTGCACGCAGGACGCCATTGACATCttcgaggagcagcgccgccagaAGGGCAACCAGTCCATCTGGTACGCCCccggcaaggcggccaactgcggcggcgtggccgtctCGGGTCTCGAGATGGGCCAGAACAGCCAGCGCATCAACtggacggccgaggaggtggacgagaagctcaagggcatCATGAAGAACGCCTTCACCGCGGGTCTCGAGACGGCTCAAAAGTAtgtcgaggccaaggacggcgagctgcccagcctcgtcgccggcagcaaCATTGCCGGCTTCGTCAAGGTCGCGCAGGCCATGCACGACCAGGGCGACTGGTGGGCTTAG